AACCAGCGCTGGGTCTCGTTCTGCCTGGAGCCATCCCACAAAGTGAATGGAATCAAGGTCTTGAGCGACAGGCCCCAAACTGCAAAACATGACGGAGTAGCTAAATTGGTAGCGCTTAGCAAAGAAAGAATCCACCCTTGCCTCGAGCCTCCTCCATTCATGAGTTTCTTAACCAATAGGCTGCAActttctgtgaaaaaataaatattacatcGATTCCGAATCCTTGAAGCCAGGTTTCAGTATAATATTTAATAAGATTCTGTGCAGCACACTCTAATCCATTGCCCAATCTTTTcccttttgtctttcttctttttcgtttttttaatggaggtactgcggattgaacccagggcctaatgcatgctaagcatatgctctaccactgagctattaccctcccctcatctatatttttcaattaaaaaattatagccCTTCTGACCAACTCAAGTGGTTATCTAACCTACTAAAAGGTTGCAATCCACAGTTTGAAAGCACCGCTCTACTCCACAGGCTGCAGGAGATGGGAGGCCAGAAACTGGTTGGTGGCGGGAGTGGATATGTGGGGCTGGAAGGGGAGCATACCTCTGCTTCCAtgggagaaagaaaacatttaggAGCTCGGGTAATTGCACAGATATTTCTGCTATAGCAGGATCTTCCCTGGGCTCTGAACTCAGGTCTCAGCCTTCCTGTCCACCCTCCTCACAGCAGCCAGATCCTGGGATATTTGTAGACACAAATCTGAACGTCTTCCTTCTGTGCTCAGGGTCTGGCCATGGTACCCAGTGCACTGAGGATAACATCCTGAGTCCTCCCGGGGGCTCACAAGGCGCTgaccctgccccctcccactccTCTACCCTCTCTGGGCTCAGCCTTCCTAAAATACTCACAGTTCTAGTTCATCCTTGAAATCTTAGCTCACATAccccctcttccaggaagccctcctagAACTCCCAAGGCGTGTGATCACCCCCTGATCCGGGCTCCCACATCCCCTGGGTTTCCTCTACCCAAATCTGACCTCTCTGAACCATCATGAGCTAAGAATGGTCTATAGCCCCCTACAGTGGGACCAGACCTGCCACTGAGTCATCACTGTGTCTCCAGCAACctcagcacagggccaggcacacCACTCATCCTCAGCGAATCTTTACTTTCAGGCTCTTAAATGTGTCTGTCGTCTCTTTTAGATCAAAAACCAACGGGTCAACAGGCAGTGATCATCACCATTTGacagggaaggaaactgaggctcagagaggaaaagtCACTTTCTACACAGGAGACCTGGCGTGTGAGCATCAGTGTCCACCCCACGACTACCCCCTAGAGCTGGGCCTGTGAGGACAGCTCTGCCTTCACCTGAGAGACATCAGACTTGCCTTGGGACAACCCTTGGAGCTGACCTGGATATCTCCCTGAATCCTCCATCACTGCTGGGTTGGGGCACTGATGCGGTTCCTGCCTCATCATGAGGCTCCATTCCTGCCTCACCAGGTCACTCACGTAGCTTCTGCCAGGTATGCGGAGCATGTCAAGGAGGAGCCCGAGTCTATGCTCCAGATGGAGGGGAGTCTGGAAGAACAGTGTTGGAGGCTTTACTGTGGAAGCAGAGACACAGAAGGCAGGGATTTTCCAAATGCAGGAAAGGGGTGTCGAGGGGCAAACTCCTACAAATGTGACAGGTCACCTTTCCAAGCTCTGGAGAGAACCTTGACCTTGCTGGGTTACAGTCTGGGGTCATCCGCTCCACCAAGCGATGGACTCCTGCAGGATATGGAAGAGGGACCTCCTAGTCCTCACTGCACAGGGTGACATGGACCCACAGAACTCACCCCACAGCATTCCCCAGGTAAGTGAATCCTTTATCTTCTGACCCCAAGACAGCTCTTCCCAGAAGAAATTACACATTCATCTCCCACTCAATATGCATGCGAAGGGTCAACGCCTTTGAGAATCTACTGAGGGTGCTGGAATTTCTCCCACAGACAAGGAGCATTGATAGCGACATTGACTACAACCCAAACTCATCCTTTACTTTCCCattgtctttctctccctctctctcagaaACTCCTTGAAAACTGTGACTTTGGAATGTCCCACTCACCACTCTGTCACCTGCGCCTGAATTTAGCATAAGGTGCTAAGTGGATTATTCAGGTGCTTCTGAATAAATGACCATTAATGAAGAGACTGACGGGAGGAGAGTGTGAGTCCTGGGGGTCCTCTAGGGCCTTTTCCATGTTTCCGTTTCATGAGCCACCCCAGCATCCTCCTGAGGCATTTCCGCTTTTTCCCAACCTTGTTCAATCTGGTATTTTCAAAAGTGCAAAGAAGAGTCTCTTTTTGCCTAAATACCATGAGCTGCGGTGGGGAGCGGTTCCTATGTTGGGGGCCCTAGCCTGAAGCTGTGAGTTCAGGGAGCtgacagccccccaccccccggtcgGATGTAAGAAGTCAGCAATCAGCACAAGTGTGGAAAATACTGAGTCATGGGGACTTCATGTTGGACAGTGACAGACTCCACATCTGAAACCTGCTCCTGCCCCAAGGGCACGGCATGTCTCTGCCGGCCAGGCAGGAAGGTGGGAGGGCTGACATCAGAGCCCTTCGCTGGGGAATAAAAGCACCTGCTGGGATCTGCCAAACCTCCACTGACTCCACTGCAGCCAACTCAGAGCCATGACTCCACGATGCTGCATCCTGGGTAAGGAGGACCCGACTCCGATTCTCTTGGAGCCTATCTCCAATCTCAGCTACAACCCCATCCTTGCCTCAACCCAATCTTCCCCCTCAGCCTCAAGCCAGACGGGTGACTCCATCCCAGCTGTACCCTTTCCATGTCCCCAAGATCAGCCCCATCCACATCCCTGACTCAGTTCCCAAACTCATGCCCAAGTATCCCAAGTTCCCACTCCAAACCCAGTCTTCTACATTTTCATATTGGTCACTTACGTAACACGATACCAGTGTCAGCTCAGTCCCCTTTAGAGCCTGACTCCACCTGAGCCTCCTCCTCTAAACTCTTCCCTCCCTGGAAACACCTACATTCCTCAGAACTCTAAACCCACTTCTTCTAAGAGTCCTGCCTGTATCCCCTCAACTTCCACAGACCCGTAATCCCCAGATGCTGAACACAGGTCTGCCCCTAACTGTCTCCTGAGCCTCAATCGGGACAAACGATCCCTCggacccttcccttccttcccaagACTGGGCTCCCTGGGTGGACCAGTGGCTGCCCCATCAGCCCCGCCTCATCCCTTTCTTCTCCCACAGCTGTATCAGCCGCTCTCTGCATCCTCTTGTTCCTCTGCTCACACGGAGCCCCAGGTGAGCCCAGGAGGGACATAGACCCTTGGGGGTGAGGGTGCAGCTCCCAGAAGATCCCAGCCTAGGACTTGCCTGCCCTGCTGCCTGGCCCACACCAGCTCTCTTTTCTACAGTGTCCCCCACAGACACTCATCTGATGCTGTGCCAGCCACACAGGAGATGTGGGGACCAGTTCTATGACCCCTTGCAGCACTGTTGCTATGATGATGCTGTGGTACCCTTGGGCAGGACCCGAAAGTGTGGCAACTGCACATTCAGGGTCTGCTTCGAGCAGTGCTGCCCATGGTCAGTTAGGAGGCCCCAGGAATCCTTCGTGGTGAAGGTGAAAGGTCAAAACTGTTACTTGGCCCCATCCTCAGATGATAGGATTTGTCGCAGGTAAGGTTCTGGTCCTTCCAAGGGATGAGGGGGTGCAGGAGAGCAGGGAGTGTCTGGATGCCTGTTCTATGACTCAACCCCCCCAGCACTTTTCTCCGTGTCCTTCTGTCCCTGTCCACCCACTCTATTCAATctacttctctctttttctctgcttgtttctttctcctttcatttttatttctctcgcATCCTCTTTGTTGTCCTTCTTATGTGTTCCTTTTCCACTCTTCTGCCTCGATTGTTCATCTCCCCTTTTCTGTCCATCACTCTCTGgctcactctctgtctctctcttcagtgtcagCT
This genomic interval from Vicugna pacos chromosome 9, VicPac4, whole genome shotgun sequence contains the following:
- the LOC116282279 gene encoding insulin growth factor-like family member 1, giving the protein MTPRCCILAVSAALCILLFLCSHGAPVSPTDTHLMLCQPHRRCGDQFYDPLQHCCYDDAVVPLGRTRKCGNCTFRVCFEQCCPWSVRRPQESFVVKVKGQNCYLAPSSDDRICRSVS